Proteins found in one Brachyspira murdochii DSM 12563 genomic segment:
- the fabV gene encoding enoyl-ACP reductase FabV: MVVEPKILNNICITAHPLGCAKEVEKQINYVKSQPKVKSNVKNALILGASGGYGLASRIAISYGLGAKTLSVSFEKAATERRTATPGWYNNEAFSSFAEKDGVKDKNLILDAFLNASKEEVIKEAKSFFNGEKIDLVIYSLAAPVRTDEATGTVYRSSLKPIGKKYNGIGVDFMTEELLEVSIDPANEDDIKSTVKVMGGEDWKLWTDALLNADMLSENAINIAYSYIGPEMTKAVYRDGTIGKAKDHLEATAHELDKEMQEKVKGHAYVSVNKAVVTRSSAVIPTVPLYIGILFKVMQKKGIHEGCIEQMYRLISEKLFNGEEVPVDSDNRIRLDDWELREDVQKEVLDEWNKLTKYNVKEIADLALFRKDYMNMHGFDEEGIDYSLDVKI; encoded by the coding sequence ATGGTAGTAGAGCCAAAAATTTTAAATAATATATGTATCACTGCCCACCCTCTAGGCTGTGCTAAAGAAGTTGAAAAGCAGATAAATTATGTGAAATCACAACCTAAAGTAAAATCAAATGTTAAAAACGCTCTTATATTGGGAGCTTCAGGCGGATACGGACTTGCAAGCAGAATAGCAATAAGCTACGGACTTGGGGCTAAAACTTTGAGTGTATCATTTGAGAAGGCTGCTACAGAAAGAAGAACTGCTACGCCGGGCTGGTACAATAATGAGGCTTTTTCTTCATTTGCTGAAAAAGATGGAGTTAAAGATAAAAACTTGATACTTGACGCTTTTTTAAATGCTTCAAAAGAGGAAGTAATTAAAGAGGCTAAATCATTTTTTAACGGAGAGAAAATAGATTTAGTGATATACAGTTTGGCAGCACCTGTAAGAACTGATGAAGCTACAGGAACAGTTTACCGTTCATCATTAAAACCTATAGGAAAAAAATATAATGGTATAGGTGTTGATTTTATGACAGAAGAACTTCTTGAGGTATCAATAGATCCTGCAAATGAAGACGATATAAAATCTACTGTTAAAGTTATGGGCGGCGAAGACTGGAAATTATGGACTGATGCTTTGCTTAATGCCGATATGCTTTCTGAAAATGCCATAAATATAGCATATTCTTATATAGGTCCTGAAATGACTAAAGCTGTATACAGAGACGGTACTATAGGAAAGGCTAAAGATCATCTTGAGGCAACTGCTCATGAATTAGATAAAGAGATGCAGGAGAAAGTAAAAGGTCATGCTTATGTATCAGTAAATAAGGCTGTTGTAACTAGGTCTTCTGCTGTTATACCTACAGTTCCTCTTTATATAGGTATATTATTTAAGGTTATGCAAAAGAAAGGTATTCATGAGGGCTGTATAGAGCAGATGTACAGACTTATAAGTGAAAAACTTTTTAATGGCGAAGAAGTACCAGTTGACAGTGATAACAGGATAAGACTAGATGACTGGGAATTAAGAGAAGATGTTCAGAAAGAAGTTTTAGATGAGTGGAATAAACTTACAAAATATAATGTAAAAGAAATAGCAGATTTAGCATTATTTAGAAAAGACTATATGAATATGCATGGTTTTGATGAAGAGGGTATTGATTATAGTCTGGACGTTAAGATATGA
- a CDS encoding glycosyltransferase family 2 protein codes for MIKVSVIVPIYNVENYLKKCLDSIINQTLKDIEIICVNDCSTDGSKDIVLEYIQKDKRIKLINHEENQGLGFSRNTGFYDSKSEYVSFIDSDDFISNDYIEYLYDTAVKYNADIVFTNNIYTVNENKGYIKPYYHNRLEKWKKDYNDTCFEGVSYFNVNTSEKENTPQYPLAVSWNKLYKKEFLQKNKLVYSKVRIAEDIDIFYRILANNPKMYYNNNAKYYYLQRSTSLAGNVSHTSKIPIAILEVFKNVYEYYKENRNELLIDCNYYNFLSLMHTFNNYKADNKNEFYKKCHELMKSLNPEIDRKKHAFYAYSMYIMKTYDDYNVYLDKIESIKKKVFDVAWWIPSITLREKYKKVNLDKLAEKNWK; via the coding sequence ATGATAAAAGTTTCTGTAATTGTTCCAATATACAATGTGGAGAATTATTTAAAAAAATGTTTAGATAGTATAATAAATCAGACATTAAAAGATATAGAGATAATATGTGTAAATGACTGCTCAACAGACGGCTCTAAAGATATAGTGCTTGAGTATATTCAAAAAGACAAAAGAATAAAACTTATTAATCATGAAGAAAATCAAGGTCTTGGATTTTCAAGGAATACAGGATTTTATGATAGCAAATCAGAATATGTTTCTTTTATAGATTCCGATGATTTTATTTCTAATGATTATATAGAGTATCTATATGATACAGCGGTAAAATATAATGCTGATATAGTTTTTACCAACAATATATATACAGTTAATGAAAATAAAGGATATATAAAACCATATTATCATAATAGATTAGAAAAATGGAAAAAAGACTATAATGATACTTGTTTTGAAGGCGTTAGTTATTTTAATGTAAATACTTCAGAAAAAGAAAATACTCCGCAATATCCGCTTGCTGTTTCTTGGAATAAACTCTATAAAAAAGAATTTTTACAAAAAAATAAATTAGTATATTCAAAAGTAAGGATTGCTGAAGATATTGATATATTTTACAGAATATTAGCCAATAATCCAAAGATGTATTATAACAATAATGCTAAATATTATTATTTGCAAAGAAGTACATCTCTTGCTGGAAATGTATCTCATACTTCTAAAATACCTATTGCCATATTGGAGGTTTTTAAGAATGTATACGAATACTATAAAGAAAATAGAAATGAATTACTAATAGACTGTAACTATTATAATTTTTTGTCATTAATGCATACTTTTAATAATTATAAGGCTGATAATAAAAATGAGTTTTATAAAAAATGTCATGAGCTTATGAAAAGTCTTAATCCGGAAATCGACAGAAAAAAACATGCTTTTTATGCTTATAGTATGTATATAATGAAAACTTATGATGACTATAATGTATATTTAGACAAAATAGAATCTATTAAGAAAAAAGTATTTGATGTTGCTTGGTGGATACCTTCTATTACTTTGAGAGAGAAGTATAAAAAAGTTAATTTGGATAAGCTTGCAGAGAAAAATTGGAAATGA
- a CDS encoding MgtC/SapB family protein, producing MIKESIKHVLADYSILEITVRILLAYIMGIFIGWERAQHKKPIGSRTTSIVCMGAAILSCYEDVFAHAIMLKNEELIRIGSELLYTTPDYNRISAQIVSGIGFLGAGMIIQNRGKLHGITTAAIVWVTACLGIVIGSGQWVLSAIGCICIFLSTSIYRFFIPYFIANKKKSIIYLVECSSKIDIETELDRFGIKLINFEILGWKEAENNDKNIVLSPNLISKVHIFVPSLDYANIENILKSLGIKPIKILKRMRDKIDFHSIKK from the coding sequence ATGATAAAAGAATCTATCAAACATGTATTAGCGGACTACAGTATATTAGAGATAACTGTAAGAATACTATTAGCATATATAATGGGTATATTTATAGGCTGGGAGAGAGCACAGCATAAAAAACCTATAGGAAGCAGAACTACAAGTATAGTATGTATGGGGGCTGCTATTTTATCATGTTATGAAGATGTTTTTGCTCATGCTATAATGCTAAAAAATGAGGAGCTTATTAGAATCGGAAGCGAGCTTTTGTATACTACGCCAGATTACAACAGAATATCTGCTCAGATTGTATCTGGTATAGGATTTTTAGGTGCTGGTATGATTATACAAAATAGGGGCAAACTTCATGGTATAACGACTGCTGCTATAGTATGGGTTACTGCATGTCTTGGAATAGTTATAGGCTCTGGTCAGTGGGTATTATCTGCGATAGGATGCATTTGTATATTTTTAAGCACTTCTATTTATAGATTCTTTATTCCGTATTTTATAGCAAATAAGAAGAAGTCAATAATTTATCTAGTAGAATGCTCTTCCAAAATAGACATAGAAACAGAACTTGACAGATTCGGTATAAAGCTTATTAATTTTGAAATATTGGGCTGGAAAGAGGCAGAAAATAATGATAAAAATATTGTATTATCTCCAAATCTCATAAGCAAGGTTCATATATTTGTACCTAGTCTTGATTATGCTAATATAGAAAATATATTAAAAAGTTTGGGTATAAAACCTATAAAAATATTAAAACGTATGAGAGATAAAATTGATTTTCATTCTATAAAAAAGTAG
- a CDS encoding PTS sugar transporter subunit IIA, which produces MKPNLILMSHGNLASALIESTKMILGDLSDYDIVSMHVDDTFNDVEEKLVSVLDKHKDKNILIMTDIYGGTPFNIASKFYRKNDNICLISGMNLDMVIEYFSSDMHDNTKKLIDELISVSKDSITLYSKNENEIYKDIDF; this is translated from the coding sequence ATGAAGCCCAATTTAATATTAATGAGCCATGGTAATTTGGCATCTGCACTTATAGAGTCTACAAAAATGATACTAGGCGATTTATCAGATTATGATATTGTTTCCATGCATGTTGATGATACTTTTAATGATGTAGAGGAAAAATTGGTATCAGTATTAGATAAGCATAAAGATAAAAATATTTTAATAATGACAGATATATACGGCGGAACTCCTTTTAATATAGCGAGCAAATTTTATAGAAAAAATGATAATATTTGTCTTATAAGCGGTATGAATCTTGATATGGTTATAGAATATTTTTCTTCAGATATGCATGATAATACAAAAAAACTTATAGATGAGCTTATAAGTGTTTCTAAAGATTCTATAACATTATATTCTAAAAATGAAAATGAAATATATAAGGATATAGATTTTTAA
- a CDS encoding dual specificity protein phosphatase family protein: MQKLYDNLYVGGDSDCRKFKGAIVHACQSCFVNGVHGNIGDKKVFESNNDLYLNLLDISSLSFDYAFPMIKRSIEFIDEHIKDMEVLIHCNFGMSRSPSIALLYMARKGYIKNNSFKDALNDFRKIYKYYSPGMGMYNYFDRYWKEIMTF; encoded by the coding sequence ATGCAGAAATTATATGATAATCTATATGTAGGCGGCGATAGCGACTGCAGAAAATTTAAAGGTGCTATAGTTCATGCCTGTCAAAGTTGTTTTGTTAATGGCGTACATGGTAATATAGGAGATAAAAAAGTTTTTGAAAGTAATAATGATCTTTATTTGAATCTGCTAGATATATCAAGTCTTTCATTTGATTATGCTTTTCCAATGATAAAAAGATCCATTGAGTTTATAGATGAACATATAAAAGATATGGAAGTACTAATACACTGTAATTTCGGAATGTCAAGGTCTCCTTCTATAGCATTATTATATATGGCGAGAAAAGGATATATAAAAAATAATTCTTTTAAAGATGCATTAAATGATTTCCGTAAAATATACAAATATTATTCACCCGGTATGGGAATGTATAATTATTTTGACAGATACTGGAAAGAAATTATGACATTTTAA
- a CDS encoding HEAT repeat domain-containing protein, which produces MKNIIFSFLFLIAVSFSAFSQTNEIENTVSYLPNAEYENAFKYGTPSQKISTISKIRRTKNEADIAMLANYYPEEMNSRVKTEIINFFKQIKNDNAKTIIEYAIKDENDNVRKEAYYLCSIYPDIQFESGIMAEITNASGLVLDSMINALGAMKSEAAADYLLEKYTNNTAASSTKVEILRYFSETKNPKGEEICRNASQNAGEPALVRYMGVVALGAYPSAENYEILQKLLAEDLPEITARVIYILPEYSAYGDVKENIIEAAKNDSDSVRIYAIKALNNYKSEPEIEELLLYRLKNDNSEAITTEILNLYKDSPPTGNMYEAIKTLAASSASDKIKNLAKSIVGDDSSQSGTTIEEALSGKASDKESN; this is translated from the coding sequence ATGAAAAATATTATTTTTAGTTTTTTATTTTTAATAGCGGTATCATTTTCAGCTTTTTCTCAAACTAATGAAATAGAAAATACAGTATCTTACCTGCCTAATGCAGAATATGAAAATGCTTTTAAATACGGAACTCCTTCACAGAAAATATCAACCATCAGTAAAATAAGAAGAACAAAAAATGAAGCGGATATTGCTATGCTTGCAAATTATTACCCAGAAGAGATGAATAGCAGAGTAAAAACCGAAATTATCAATTTCTTTAAACAAATAAAAAATGATAATGCAAAAACTATAATAGAATATGCTATAAAAGATGAAAATGATAATGTAAGAAAAGAGGCTTATTATTTATGTTCTATTTATCCGGATATTCAGTTTGAAAGCGGTATAATGGCAGAGATTACAAATGCTTCAGGATTAGTACTAGATAGTATGATAAATGCATTAGGTGCTATGAAATCGGAAGCTGCTGCTGATTATCTTCTTGAAAAATATACAAATAATACAGCTGCCTCTTCTACGAAAGTTGAAATATTAAGATATTTCAGCGAGACTAAAAACCCTAAAGGAGAAGAAATTTGCCGTAATGCATCTCAGAATGCTGGAGAGCCTGCTTTGGTGCGTTATATGGGGGTTGTAGCGTTGGGGGCTTATCCTAGTGCTGAAAATTATGAAATACTTCAAAAACTATTGGCAGAGGATTTACCAGAAATTACAGCAAGAGTTATATATATACTTCCAGAGTATAGTGCTTATGGAGATGTAAAAGAAAATATAATTGAAGCTGCCAAAAATGACAGCGATTCTGTAAGAATATACGCTATTAAGGCTTTGAATAATTATAAATCTGAACCTGAAATTGAGGAGCTTTTGCTTTACAGACTTAAAAATGATAATTCTGAGGCTATTACTACAGAAATACTTAATTTGTATAAAGACTCTCCTCCTACTGGAAATATGTATGAGGCTATAAAAACATTAGCTGCATCTTCTGCAAGTGATAAAATAAAGAACTTAGCTAAATCTATAGTAGGTGATGACAGCAGTCAGAGTGGTACTACAATAGAAGAAGCTTTATCTGGTAAAGCATCTGATAAAGAGAGCAATTAA
- a CDS encoding OmpA family protein, with the protein MKKIIFIFTLLIFVIACKSTPESSTPEDVVIAEEPTPAVEEENEEKEAAVLYLPENTYIRDTDRGRVLETNPKIIFKLVETNIPASADITFAQVMEFLDKNTNANIILEAHTSNRGIAYPYNYNLSVVRAKNGKKYLLDKGVASERVIESPLGEALPEYPTQNDLRRYEFVIIENDDDMVKYNTYISQIDVRQESTYQGN; encoded by the coding sequence ATGAAAAAAATCATATTTATTTTTACTTTATTGATCTTTGTCATAGCCTGTAAGAGTACCCCTGAAAGCAGTACTCCTGAAGATGTCGTTATAGCAGAAGAGCCTACCCCAGCAGTTGAAGAAGAAAACGAAGAGAAAGAAGCTGCTGTGCTTTATTTGCCTGAAAATACTTATATAAGAGATACTGACAGAGGAAGGGTACTTGAGACTAATCCGAAAATTATATTTAAATTAGTAGAAACTAATATACCTGCATCTGCTGATATAACATTTGCACAAGTAATGGAGTTCTTGGATAAAAATACTAATGCAAATATAATTTTGGAAGCACATACAAGCAATAGAGGAATAGCTTATCCTTACAATTACAATTTATCGGTTGTAAGGGCTAAAAACGGAAAAAAATACCTTTTAGATAAAGGTGTTGCTTCTGAGAGAGTAATAGAAAGTCCTTTGGGCGAAGCACTTCCGGAATATCCTACTCAAAATGATTTGAGAAGATATGAGTTTGTCATAATAGAAAATGATGATGATATGGTTAAGTATAATACATATATATCTCAGATTGATGTAAGACAAGAAAGCACATATCAAGGAAATTAA
- a CDS encoding OmpA family protein produces MKKIILIMSLIFISIAACKSAPVATGPEEGSGFKTTEANNQNAKGYTLPDGAAVKETPRGKVLVLHDPKSKTDIGKSGNASYEVKFGFDNTVEIGSYKEAYNLVYQIIKNNPNIRIMVEGNSSKEGPAPYNYQLSQRRADTSFNYIIKLGSENSRLLKNAFGEALPEYPTLKENRRCEFIIIMDEDDLKKYNDFAKTVDINKETN; encoded by the coding sequence ATGAAAAAAATAATTTTAATTATGTCTTTAATCTTTATATCTATAGCAGCATGTAAAAGTGCCCCTGTAGCCACTGGTCCGGAAGAAGGAAGCGGATTTAAAACAACAGAAGCTAATAATCAAAATGCTAAAGGTTATACCTTACCTGACGGAGCCGCAGTTAAAGAAACACCAAGAGGTAAGGTATTAGTTCTTCATGATCCTAAATCTAAAACAGATATAGGCAAAAGTGGGAATGCTTCTTATGAAGTAAAATTCGGATTTGATAATACTGTAGAAATAGGAAGCTATAAAGAGGCTTATAATTTAGTTTATCAAATAATAAAAAATAATCCAAATATAAGAATAATGGTAGAAGGTAATTCCAGCAAAGAGGGCCCTGCACCTTATAATTATCAGCTTTCTCAAAGAAGGGCAGATACTAGCTTTAATTATATAATAAAATTAGGCTCTGAAAACAGCAGATTATTAAAAAATGCTTTTGGAGAGGCTTTGCCTGAATATCCTACCCTTAAAGAAAATAGAAGATGTGAATTTATCATTATAATGGATGAAGATGATTTGAAAAAATATAACGATTTTGCTAAAACTGTCGACATTAATAAAGAAACAAATTAA
- a CDS encoding class I SAM-dependent methyltransferase, translating into MQNICIITDIGTIYGFGHITRMKFIADRLKEYYNFIFSSINDNSDLFKDKTIKSCKYNEIKSLNPYLIIVDSREVESKFIKELKTISNVIIIDSVGSERVFADIVIEMLPNIDSSKEVNIKPFIATILNSNIKPKYDENAPVLLYLGFNNDLKKKAIDIISKIEDKNFVLIERDGESGYSNIKYKDFSPDIFVSPYSAVITYFGLTAFECIEASIPTVLLSPTKYHNDLAMSKDELFFNLGFFENVNTDEAVLKLKDFLFNKDTQSKYLENGKSINTEKSLERIKTIIDNIKDFKDIKCPFCGSSNIEMKNRNIESNLYSCLKCHTLFRKYFLSPFTDYSSKYFVEDYKNQYGKTYEEDSKNLTALARRRLEKIKKLKPKGKVLDIGSAMGFFLNESREFGYETEGIEISEYASSYCRDTLKLNVHNCSLLDFEYKEKEYDIITAWYVIEHIYNFENILERILYSLKDDGILAFATPNGYGISGRFNKNYFPIVPSDHAFEANPKSLDIFLSKYSLKCISLENQSIYYSRFCDIFNLKFISKNKLLSQIYNASAKKKNLGDTFECIYQNNKK; encoded by the coding sequence ATGCAGAATATATGTATAATAACAGATATAGGTACAATATACGGGTTTGGACATATTACCCGTATGAAATTTATTGCGGACAGGCTTAAAGAATACTATAATTTTATATTTTCTTCTATTAACGATAACAGCGATTTATTTAAAGATAAAACTATTAAAAGCTGTAAATATAATGAAATAAAATCATTAAATCCGTATTTGATAATAGTAGATAGCCGAGAAGTAGAATCTAAGTTCATAAAAGAATTAAAAACCATAAGTAATGTTATAATAATAGACAGTGTAGGAAGTGAAAGAGTTTTTGCTGATATAGTAATAGAGATGCTCCCAAATATAGATAGTTCTAAAGAAGTTAATATAAAACCTTTTATAGCTACTATACTTAATTCTAATATAAAACCTAAATATGATGAAAATGCTCCAGTTCTTCTTTATTTAGGATTTAATAATGATTTGAAAAAGAAGGCAATAGATATTATAAGTAAAATAGAAGATAAAAATTTTGTTCTTATAGAAAGGGACGGAGAAAGCGGATACAGTAATATAAAGTATAAAGATTTTAGCCCAGATATATTTGTAAGTCCCTACAGTGCAGTTATAACATATTTTGGTCTTACAGCATTTGAATGTATAGAAGCTTCAATACCTACAGTGCTTCTTTCTCCTACAAAATATCATAATGATTTGGCTATGAGCAAAGATGAATTATTTTTTAATTTGGGTTTTTTTGAAAATGTTAATACTGACGAAGCAGTTTTAAAATTAAAAGATTTTTTATTTAATAAAGATACTCAAAGTAAGTATTTGGAAAACGGCAAGTCTATAAATACCGAAAAATCTCTCGAGCGTATCAAAACAATAATAGATAATATAAAAGATTTTAAAGATATAAAATGTCCATTCTGCGGAAGTTCCAATATAGAGATGAAAAATAGAAATATAGAGTCTAATCTTTACAGCTGCTTAAAATGTCATACTTTGTTTAGAAAATATTTTCTTTCTCCGTTTACTGATTATTCTTCCAAATATTTTGTAGAGGATTATAAAAATCAATATGGTAAGACTTATGAAGAAGACAGCAAAAATCTAACAGCATTAGCAAGAAGACGTTTAGAAAAAATAAAAAAATTAAAGCCAAAGGGTAAAGTTCTTGATATTGGAAGTGCTATGGGTTTTTTTCTTAATGAGTCAAGAGAATTCGGTTATGAAACTGAAGGTATAGAAATAAGCGAATATGCTTCATCATACTGCCGAGATACCCTTAAACTCAATGTTCATAACTGTTCGCTTCTTGATTTTGAGTATAAAGAAAAAGAATACGACATAATAACAGCTTGGTATGTTATAGAGCATATATATAATTTTGAAAATATTTTAGAACGTATACTATATTCTCTAAAAGATGATGGTATATTAGCTTTTGCTACCCCTAATGGTTATGGTATTAGCGGAAGATTTAATAAAAATTATTTTCCTATAGTACCAAGCGATCATGCTTTTGAGGCTAATCCTAAATCTTTGGATATATTTTTATCAAAATATTCATTAAAATGTATAAGCCTAGAGAATCAAAGTATTTATTATAGCAGATTTTGTGATATATTTAATTTAAAATTTATCAGTAAAAATAAATTACTTTCCCAAATATATAATGCTTCAGCAAAAAAGAAAAATTTAGGCGACACATTCGAGTGTATATATCAAAATAATAAAAAATGA
- a CDS encoding PepSY-like domain-containing protein, translating into MTKKLFALLITLTIISTSSAFADWIVPASSLPENARNFIQKVYPNAQIWKEERDDGKFEVKLSNGSKIDFLYNGEWNSIDGEYNTVPFSALPQSVANTIKNTYPNAVIIEAEKEWGNYKVKLNNFMELFITSDGHLMGQKFDD; encoded by the coding sequence ATGACTAAAAAATTATTTGCTTTATTAATAACTTTGACTATTATTTCTACTTCAAGTGCTTTTGCTGATTGGATAGTTCCCGCTTCTTCACTTCCAGAGAATGCTAGAAACTTTATACAGAAAGTTTATCCTAATGCTCAGATATGGAAAGAAGAAAGAGATGACGGAAAATTTGAAGTAAAATTATCAAACGGTTCTAAAATAGACTTTTTGTATAATGGAGAGTGGAACAGTATAGACGGTGAGTACAACACAGTTCCTTTCAGTGCTTTACCTCAGTCTGTAGCAAACACTATAAAAAATACTTATCCTAATGCTGTAATAATAGAGGCAGAAAAAGAATGGGGCAATTACAAAGTGAAATTAAATAATTTTATGGAATTGTTTATAACTTCTGACGGACATTTAATGGGACAAAAATTTGACGACTAA
- a CDS encoding adenylosuccinate synthase, with amino-acid sequence MASVIIVGTQWGDEGKGKIVDYLAENCEYVVRSQGGSNAGHTVVVDNVKYKLRLLPSGILYNDKVCVIGNGVVIEPKVFLGEIDALAEKKVNISNLKISNRAHVLMPYHRLLDELQEEDLGENKLGTTKNGIGPCYMDKSSRLGIRIVDLMNKEVFAKKLKFNLELKNKLLKKVYNHDGFDYDALLKEYLEYAERLKPYVADTTTILNKAIKEKKNILFEGAQATMLDLDHGTYPYVTSSYPAAGGACTGSGVGPRKIDNVIGVVKAYSTRVGEGPFPSELHDDIGQAIRDKGGEYGTVTGRPRRCGWLDACVVKYASYVNGLDSIAVTRLDILDDLDKLKICVAYKYNGEILEGYPADLDILSKAEPVYEEFEGWKTSTREIREYDKLPENAKKYLKRLSEVIETDISIVSVGASREETIIVKKIF; translated from the coding sequence ATGGCTTCAGTAATTATAGTAGGAACTCAATGGGGTGATGAGGGCAAAGGTAAAATAGTGGATTATCTTGCCGAAAACTGCGAATATGTTGTTCGTTCTCAGGGCGGAAGTAATGCAGGTCATACCGTTGTAGTTGATAATGTAAAATATAAATTAAGACTTTTACCTTCTGGTATACTTTATAACGATAAAGTTTGCGTTATAGGTAATGGAGTTGTTATAGAACCTAAAGTTTTTTTGGGTGAAATAGACGCTCTTGCTGAGAAGAAAGTTAATATATCTAATCTTAAAATTTCTAACAGGGCTCATGTATTAATGCCTTATCATAGGCTTCTTGATGAACTTCAGGAAGAGGATCTTGGAGAAAATAAATTAGGTACTACTAAAAACGGTATAGGTCCTTGTTATATGGATAAATCCAGCCGTTTGGGTATAAGAATAGTTGATTTGATGAATAAAGAAGTTTTTGCTAAAAAATTAAAGTTTAATCTTGAGCTTAAAAATAAACTCCTTAAAAAAGTTTATAATCATGACGGATTTGATTATGATGCACTTTTAAAAGAGTATTTGGAATATGCTGAGAGATTAAAACCTTATGTCGCTGATACTACTACAATATTAAATAAAGCTATTAAAGAGAAAAAAAATATATTGTTTGAAGGAGCTCAGGCTACTATGCTTGACTTAGACCATGGTACTTATCCTTATGTAACATCATCTTACCCTGCTGCCGGAGGAGCTTGTACTGGTTCAGGTGTGGGACCTAGAAAGATTGATAATGTTATAGGAGTTGTAAAGGCTTATTCTACTAGAGTGGGAGAAGGACCTTTCCCTTCAGAGCTTCATGATGATATAGGACAGGCTATAAGAGACAAAGGCGGAGAGTACGGCACTGTTACTGGAAGACCAAGAAGATGCGGTTGGCTTGATGCCTGCGTTGTAAAATATGCTTCCTATGTGAACGGACTTGATTCTATTGCTGTAACTAGGCTTGATATATTAGATGATTTGGATAAATTAAAAATATGTGTTGCCTACAAATATAATGGTGAGATATTAGAAGGTTATCCTGCAGATTTGGATATACTTTCAAAAGCTGAGCCAGTGTATGAAGAGTTTGAAGGCTGGAAAACTAGCACTAGAGAAATTAGAGAATATGATAAACTCCCAGAAAATGCTAAAAAGTATTTAAAAAGATTAAGCGAAGTAATAGAAACAGATATATCTATAGTGTCTGTCGGTGCCAGCAGAGAAGAGACTATAATAGTTAAGAAGATTTTTTGA